The Sylvia atricapilla isolate bSylAtr1 chromosome 3, bSylAtr1.pri, whole genome shotgun sequence genome has a window encoding:
- the MYCN gene encoding N-myc proto-oncogene protein isoform X1, which yields MPGMVSKNPDLEFDSLQPCFYPDEDDFYLCGPDSAPPGEDIWKKFELLPTPPLSPSRAGLQEHPPGGGPVPWGGAALWGCRPTDPVDWASELLLLPPEADLWGGVDGGDFFETGPGVTNNLNSIIIQDCMWSGFSAREKLERAVSEKLQTKAPAAPPPPAGPTGSPAASGRAELGGAVPECVDPAVVFPFPVNKREAPAAGEGAPRGGRSPRPAGDSRASSSSSSSGDDTLSDSEDDEDEEEEDEEEEIDVVTVEKRRSSTNKSVTTLTITVRPKNATFSSVRTQQNGLILKRCAPIHQQHNYAAPSPFVETEEAPPQKKLKIEVPRPVKPTIQPKPKSSSPRNSDSEDSERRRNHNILERQRRNDLRSSFLTLRDHVPELVKNEKAAKVVILKKATEYVHSLQAEEQKLLLEKEKLQARQEQLLKKIDYKRTC from the exons ATGCCAGGAATGGTCAGTAAAAACCCAGACCTCGAGTTTGACTCTTTGCAGCCTTGTTTCTACCCGGACGAAGATGACTTTTATTTGTGCGGGCCGGACTCCGCTCCCCCCGGCGAGGACATCTGGAAAAAGTTtgagctgctgcccacccctCCTCTGTCTCccagccgggccgggctccAGGAGCACCCTCCGGGCGGGGGCCCGGTGCCGTGGGGAGGGGCGGCTCTGTGGGGCTGCCGCCCCACCGACCCCGTGGACTGGGCATcggagctgctcctgctgccccccgAGGCCGACCTGTGGGGCGGCGTGGACGGAGGGGACTTCTTCGAGACGGGCCCCGGCGTGACGAACAATCTCAACTCCATCATCATCCAGGACTGCATGTGGAGCGGCTTCTCGGCGCGCGAGAAGCTGGAGCGGGCGGTGAGCGAGAAGCTGCAGACCAAGGCGCCCGCagctccgccgccgcccgcggggccCACGGGCAGCCCCGCCGCCTCCGGCCGCGCGGAGCTGGGCGGCGCCGTGCCCGAGTGCGTGGACCCGGCCGTGGTCTTCCCCTTCCCCGTCAACAAGCGGGAGGCGCCGGCAGCGGGCGAAGGGGCTCCGCGGGGCGGCCGCTCGCCGCGCCCCGCCGGGGACAGCCGggcgagcagcagcagcagctcgtCGGGGGACGACACGCTCAGCGACTCGG aagatgatgaagatgaggaggaagaggatgaagaagaagaaatagatGTTGTTACAGTGGAGAAAAGACGCTCGTCTACCAACAAGTCTGTTACCACCCTTACTATTACAGTGCGTCCTAAAAATGCCACTTTTTCATCAGTCAGGACACAGCAGAATGGACTGATACTAAAGCGTTGTGCCCCAATTCACCAGCAGCATAATTATGCCGCTCCTTCTCCATTCGTGGAGACTGAAGAGGCTCCACcacagaaaaagttaaaaattgaGGTGCCCCGTCCAGTAAAACCCACGATCCAACCAAAGCCTAAGAGTTCAAGTCCTCGAAACTCTGATTCAGAGGACAGTGAACGTCGACGCAACCATAATATCCTGGAGCGTCAACGACGTAATGATCTACGGTCAAGTTTCCTCACATTAAGGGACCATGTTCCAGAACTGGttaaaaatgagaaagctgCAAAAGTTGTGATCTTGAAAAAAGCCACTGAATATGTTCATTCTCTtcaggcagaggagcagaagttactgctagaaaaggaaaaattgcaaGCCAGACAAGAACAATTACTAAAGAAAATAGATTACAAACGGACTTGCTAA
- the MYCN gene encoding N-myc proto-oncogene protein isoform X2 — MPGMVSKNPDLEFDSLQPCFYPDEDDFYLCGPDSAPPGEDIWKKFELLPTPPLSPSRAGLQEHPPGGGPVPWGGAALWGCRPTDPVDWASELLLLPPEADLWGGVDGGDFFETGPGVTNNLNSIIIQDCMWSGFSAREKLERAVSEKLQTKAPAAPPPPAGPTGSPAASGRAELGGAVPECVDPAVVFPFPVNKREAPAAGEGAPRGGRSPRPAGDSRASSSSSSSGDDTLSDSDDEDEEEEDEEEEIDVVTVEKRRSSTNKSVTTLTITVRPKNATFSSVRTQQNGLILKRCAPIHQQHNYAAPSPFVETEEAPPQKKLKIEVPRPVKPTIQPKPKSSSPRNSDSEDSERRRNHNILERQRRNDLRSSFLTLRDHVPELVKNEKAAKVVILKKATEYVHSLQAEEQKLLLEKEKLQARQEQLLKKIDYKRTC; from the exons ATGCCAGGAATGGTCAGTAAAAACCCAGACCTCGAGTTTGACTCTTTGCAGCCTTGTTTCTACCCGGACGAAGATGACTTTTATTTGTGCGGGCCGGACTCCGCTCCCCCCGGCGAGGACATCTGGAAAAAGTTtgagctgctgcccacccctCCTCTGTCTCccagccgggccgggctccAGGAGCACCCTCCGGGCGGGGGCCCGGTGCCGTGGGGAGGGGCGGCTCTGTGGGGCTGCCGCCCCACCGACCCCGTGGACTGGGCATcggagctgctcctgctgccccccgAGGCCGACCTGTGGGGCGGCGTGGACGGAGGGGACTTCTTCGAGACGGGCCCCGGCGTGACGAACAATCTCAACTCCATCATCATCCAGGACTGCATGTGGAGCGGCTTCTCGGCGCGCGAGAAGCTGGAGCGGGCGGTGAGCGAGAAGCTGCAGACCAAGGCGCCCGCagctccgccgccgcccgcggggccCACGGGCAGCCCCGCCGCCTCCGGCCGCGCGGAGCTGGGCGGCGCCGTGCCCGAGTGCGTGGACCCGGCCGTGGTCTTCCCCTTCCCCGTCAACAAGCGGGAGGCGCCGGCAGCGGGCGAAGGGGCTCCGCGGGGCGGCCGCTCGCCGCGCCCCGCCGGGGACAGCCGggcgagcagcagcagcagctcgtCGGGGGACGACACGCTCAGCGACTCGG atgatgaagatgaggaggaagaggatgaagaagaagaaatagatGTTGTTACAGTGGAGAAAAGACGCTCGTCTACCAACAAGTCTGTTACCACCCTTACTATTACAGTGCGTCCTAAAAATGCCACTTTTTCATCAGTCAGGACACAGCAGAATGGACTGATACTAAAGCGTTGTGCCCCAATTCACCAGCAGCATAATTATGCCGCTCCTTCTCCATTCGTGGAGACTGAAGAGGCTCCACcacagaaaaagttaaaaattgaGGTGCCCCGTCCAGTAAAACCCACGATCCAACCAAAGCCTAAGAGTTCAAGTCCTCGAAACTCTGATTCAGAGGACAGTGAACGTCGACGCAACCATAATATCCTGGAGCGTCAACGACGTAATGATCTACGGTCAAGTTTCCTCACATTAAGGGACCATGTTCCAGAACTGGttaaaaatgagaaagctgCAAAAGTTGTGATCTTGAAAAAAGCCACTGAATATGTTCATTCTCTtcaggcagaggagcagaagttactgctagaaaaggaaaaattgcaaGCCAGACAAGAACAATTACTAAAGAAAATAGATTACAAACGGACTTGCTAA